A genomic window from Sebastes fasciatus isolate fSebFas1 chromosome 7, fSebFas1.pri, whole genome shotgun sequence includes:
- the clns1a gene encoding methylosome subunit pICln gives MVLLKDLRPPTEGVRHEQAETTAVLDGLKLGCGTLYVTETRLSWFDGSGMGFCLEYPTIGLHAISRDVSAYPQEHLYVMVNGKLSGDNEAEMAEKAADDDDEDASSDGSGDDDDEEGAITEIRFVPSDKVALDSMFSAMCECQALHPDPEDDDSDNDFEGEEYNVEEAEAEHGHADIPTFYTCDEGLSALTQEGQATLERLEGMLAQSVAQQYHMAGVRTAETNPEFEDGMEVDAAAMEAGQFEDADVEH, from the exons ATGGTTCTCCTGAAAGACCTCCGTCCTCCCACCGAGGGAGTCCGGCATGAACAAGCCGAGACCACCGCGGTGCTGGACGGCCTGAAGCTCGGCTGCGGGACGCTCTACGTCACCGAGAC GCGCCTGTCGTGGTTCGACGGCTCGGGAATGGGTTTCTGTCTGGAGTATCCCACCATCGGCCTGCACGCCATCTCCAGAGATGTCAGCGCTTACCCACAGGAGCACCTGTACGTCATGGTCAACGGCAAACTCTCGG GCGACAATGAGGCTGAAATGGCAGAGAAAGccgctgatgatgatgacgaagACGCCAGCAGTGACGGCagcggtgatgatgatgatgaagagggagCGATCACAGAGATTCGGTTTGTTCCCAGCGACAAGGTGGCAT TGGACTCCATGTTCTCAGCGATGTGTGAGTGCCAGGCGCTGCACCCCGACCCGGAGGACGACGACTCCGACAACGACTTCGAAGGAGAGGAGTACAACGTAGAGGAGGCCG AAGCAG AGCACGGCCACGCTGACATCCCGACCTTCTACACCTGTGATGAGGGTCTGTCGGCGCTCACGCAGGAGGGCCAGGCCACACTGGAGAGGCTGGAGGGGATGTTAGCCCAGTCCGTCGCTCAGCAGTACCACATGGCCGGCGTCCGAACCGCAGAAACCAACCCCGAATTTGAAG ACGGTATGGAGGTGGATGCAGCAGCGATGGAGGCCGGTCAGTTTGAGGACGCAGACGTCGAGCACTG A